A part of Anabas testudineus chromosome 7, fAnaTes1.2, whole genome shotgun sequence genomic DNA contains:
- the LOC113167941 gene encoding tumor necrosis factor receptor superfamily member 14-like isoform X8, whose amino-acid sequence MILRRKHLSAASLLILMMKVFSGQTTTCNLAEYQIGNECCPMCLPGSRVRTDCTEFRSTSCLPCLEGTYMNQPTGLKQCFPCSQCDAGSGLKMKRSCTTTSDTVCEPLEGFFCVDPSDNVCGGAQKHRSCEPGQYISQKGTASTDSVCSDCSDGSFSDGTFPSCRPHTQCEAKNLQLLKPGTTSTDAECEEHSSNKTITGISVSLSVVLIVLICGICLVMWKKKRSTKGHRSNEEVRHPEDGV is encoded by the exons atgattttgagaagaaaacatttgtctgcTGCATCTTTGCtg ATTCTAATGATGAAAGTCTTCAGTGGACAAACAACCACATGTAATCTAGCAGAGTATCAGATTGGAAATGAATGTTGTCCTATGTGTCTTCCTG gAAGTCGAGTTAGAACCGACTGTACAGAGTTCAGGAGCACTTCCTGTTTACCCTGTTTGGAGGGAACCTACATGAATCAGCCTACTGGACTTAAACAGTGTTTCCCATGTTCACAATGTGATGCAG GTTCTGGTCTGAAGATGAAGAGATCGTGTACAACaacatcagatacagtttgtgaACCACTGGAAGGATTTTTCTGTGTGGATCCTTCAGATAACGTCTGTGGAggagcacagaaacacagaagctgtgAACCAGGACAGTACATCAGTCAGAAAG gaaCAGCCTCCACAGACTCTGTGTGCTCTGACTGCAGTGATGGATCATTTTCAGATGGAACATTTCCATCTTGtcgaccacacacaca aTGTGAAGCTAAAAACCTTCAGCTGTTAAAACCAGGAACAACTTCAACGGATGCTGAATGTGAAGAACACAGTTCAAATAAGACAATAACTGGGATAAGTGTTTCCCTGTCTGTTGTATTAATTGTCTTAATATGTGGAATTTGTTTGGTcatgtggaagaaaaaaaggtcTACGAAAGGTCACAG gtcAAACGAAGAAGTACGTCATCCAGAAGACGGAGTTTAA